One part of the Pieris napi chromosome 4, ilPieNapi1.2, whole genome shotgun sequence genome encodes these proteins:
- the LOC125048977 gene encoding uncharacterized protein LOC125048977: protein MDSLTSDICELEDCININDFVSKIPSKHLNLLCVHINIRSIIKYFASLEQCIYAANTIDVIVVTEVNISDRISCLYNLNGYQMFSALRNSRKGGGILVYVKKKHKFSIQIVKSQHFENILFTITTQTKYTAHICAIYRPPSLSKSLFIDELHNIIKSNCQKNIDLYLLGDVNINLKLDIPIKHKYCNTLHSLGLMCGITTYTRAELYKGIVTKSCIDHIYARSQTHDLYTAAVGTKLADHRAIVLACTKAQLQDVPTYKTLIDKNKLTTLLEQIDWKPTVEMTCPIGIYNFIQNNITQAYKKSEYTVKLKSNTHRNSNHWINNRIIKACHYRDKLFTQYIKDTNNLILKQKYNKTRNYVNKLINKTKNKTLRTNIEANKNNLKNLWDILNQLTGKIKTSIDVAIQNSFENQNVTCKDIANNFATTFHNSISNVATNCAIPLLDTSLYRRAENTSMRFQSADPKSVAKIIKSLNDKKSPGADRIRTIDIKMLCNKINVAIANLINTSIYTGQYPNLLKTGIVRPIYKNGSKKNYNNYRPITILPTINKIIEKYICGQIQSYYKKHNILSNKQYGFQPNKNTTQLLSAFTDLIYKHLNKKEHVLVVFIDYSKAFDTLRHSVILQNLNDCGVRGNLLKWCENYLQDRTYRVKVCNEESFPISITEDDTCLVAAGANIQEAETKLQADFDALAEWSHDVGLVLNPGKTKFMHIRSSRNLGARAPHLVLHSHICAHSSKSYPINCNCNALELVHCHRYLGLAIDDRMSWKMHINSVCERLRAILAKFTIIKNKIPLNTLLLLYKALAESIITYGLSSYGRTCKTYLNQIFSLQIRILKAIAPYKIKSQYKEDYRKLFAFFKIIPIQEKVQLALLNENYFTDNYLKTTKTHYHYTTRRKLKNEFLLPKYNNLYGKKTLDYIIPNLLNSLPAALFANVTGNNIKFKLKNYFISQTITNYA, encoded by the exons atggatAGTTTAACTAGTGATATTTGTGAATTAGAAGACTGTATAAACATAAATGATTTCGTGAGTAAAATACCCAGCAAACATTTAAATCTGTTGTGTGTACACATAAATATAAGgtcaatcataaaatattttgctagCCTCGAGCAATGTATATATGCGGCTAACACTATTGACGTTATTGTTGTTACAGAGGTTAACATTTCTGATAGAATCAGTTGTTTGTACAATTTAAATGGATATCAAATGTTCTCAGCGCTCAGAAACAGTAGGAAAGGTGGTGGTATCTTAGTTTatgtaaaaaagaaacataaatttaGTATACAAATTGTAAAAAGCCAACATTTCGAGAATATACTCTTTACCATCACAACTCAGACGAAATACACTGCGCATATTTGTGCTATTTACCGCCCACCTAGCCTAAGCAAGAGCCTGTTTATTGACGAACTTCATAATATCATTAAGAGTAACTGCCAGAAAAATATAGACTTGTATCTATTGGGGGACGTTAATATAAACCTAAAGCTAGACATTcctataaaacataaatattgcaACACATTACACAGTTTAGGCCTTATGTGTGGGATCACAACATACACTAGGGCAGAACTATACAAAGGAATCGTTACAAAATCATGCATAGATCACATATACGCTCGATCCCAAACACACGACCTATACACTGCAGCGGTTGGCACAAAACTAGCGGACCATCGAGCGATCGTGCTCGCTTGCACTAAAGCACAGCTACAGGATGTTCCaacatataaaacattaattgacaaaaataaattaacgacCCTTCTAGAGCAAATTGATTGGAAGCCGACAGTAGAAATGACGTGTCCTATTGGTATATACaacttcatacaaaataacataacTCAAGCATATAAAAAATCAGAATATACAgttaaacttaaatctaaCACTCATCGAAACAGTAACCATTGgattaataatagaattattaaagcATGTCATTACAGAGATAAACTTTTTACtcaatatataaaagatacaaacaacttaatactaaaacaaaaatataataaaaccagaaattatgtcaataaattaataaataaaactaaaaataaaacacttagaACCAATATAgaagctaataaaaacaatctaaaaaatctatgggatatattaaatcaattaacaggaaaaattaaaacatccaTTGACGTAGCAATACAAAACTCATTTGAAAATCAAAATGTTACGTGTAAAGATATtgcaaataattttgcaaCTACCTTCCACAATAGTATCAGTAATGTTGCAACCAACTGTGCAATTCCACTGTTGGATACAAGTTTATACCGGCGAGCAGAAAATACTAGTATGAGATTTCAGTCAGCAGACCCTAAATCTGTCGCAAAGATCATAAAATCATTAAACGACAAAAAATCTCCAGGCGCAGATAGAATTAGAACTATAGACATTAAAATgttatgcaataaaataaacgtaGCCATAGCTAATCTTATTAACACGAGCATTTACACTGGACAGTatcctaatttattaaaaacaggtATAGTACGACcaatatacaaaaatggtagcaaaaaaaactataataattatcgtCCAATAACTATACTGCCAACaatcaacaaaataattgaaaaatatatatgtggaCAAATCcaaagttattataaaaaacacaatattctTTCTAACAAACAATACGGATTTCAACCAAATAAAAACACCACACAATTACTATCCGCATTCACAgatcttatttataagcacttaaataaaaaggaacaTGTCCTGGTAGTGTTTATTGATTATAGTAAGGCATTCGACACATTAAGGCACAGCGTAATCCTACAAAACCTAAATGACTGCGGAGTACGAGGAAACCTGCTCAAGTGGTGTGAAAACTATCTGCAAGATAGAACTTATCGTGTTAAAGTGTGCAACGAAGAAAGTTTCCCAATATCCATAACAGAAG ACGATACATGCCTAGTAGCCGCTGGGGCTAACATACAAGAAGCAGAAACAAAGCTGCAAGCTGACTTCGATGCATTGGCTGAATGGTCCCACGACGTGGGACTTGTACTAAATCCGGGTAAAACAAAGTTCATGCATATCCGATCTAGTCGCAATCTGGGCGCGCGTGCACCCCACTTGGTCTTGCACAGCCACATTTGTGCACATTCCAGTAAATCGTACCCCATCAACTGTAACTGCAACGCCTTAGAATTGGTTCATTGCCACAGGTACCTGGGGCTTGCAATTGATGACCGAATGTCCTGGAAAATGCATATTAATTCTGTCTGTGAAAGGCTAAGAGCGATACTTGCCAAAttcactataataaaaaataaaatacctctCAATACTCTGCTACTGCTATACAAAGCACTAGCAGAATCTATTATAACATATGGACTTTCAAGCTATGGGAGAACATGCAAAACCTAtcttaatcaaatattttcattacaaatacgtattttaaaagcaattgctccttacaaaataaaatcacaatATAAAGAAGACTATAGAAAGctatttgcattttttaaaattatacctaTACAAGAGAAAGTGCAGCTAgcattattaaatgaaaactacTTTACAGACAATTACCTTAAAACAACTAAAACTCACTATCACTATACAACacgtagaaaattaaaaaacgaatTTCTTTTaccaaaatacaataatttatatgggaAAAAAACATTAGACTATATTATTCCAAATCTATTAAACTCTTTACCGGCTGCGCTATTTGCTAATGTAACAGGAAacaatatcaaatttaaattaaaaaattactttataagtcaaacaataacaaattatgCATAA
- the LOC125048978 gene encoding uncharacterized protein LOC125048978, producing MSKCDQCNKTFSKSMPGCECARCEKMVHLNTRCSGLTNKQITALKAAPSLDWTCMECQQESPKRNSSLFITEDAEEDIPMDTKGLIHKISKEVEKTIKKEISELNQSLQFHSTKLDEVLGCIDAFKNTIKALERKNTELLQKNNNLELRVGVLEQRFHEMEQKKLANSIEIANVPPASEENVIKLVENVALKLKQPFDGIRNSMRYQGKYDQPGIIRVKLTDKATQEKWIKAAKTIKTMVADVCPYEPNNNKIVFIREAMTKSNKSILWEAKQELKNKQNYKYVWFKNGMVRARKDDNTKIENLRSILDIQALKKKDRMSINCPN from the coding sequence ATGTCGAAGTGTGACCAATGTAATAAAACGTTTTCTAAATCGATGCCCGGATGTGAATGTGCCCGATGTGAAAAAATGGTACACCTAAATACCAGATGCAGCGGTCTTACGAACAAACAGATAACTGCATTAAAGGCGGCCCCAAGCCTAGACTGGACTTGTATGGAATGCCAGCAGGAATCCCCGAAGCGAAACTCctctttgtttataacagaGGATGCAGAGGAGGATATACCTATGGACACTAAGGGGCTAATACATAAAATCTCCAAGGAGGTGGAAAAAACTATAAAGAAGGAAATAAGCGAACTTAACCAATCTCTGCAATTTCACAGTACGAAGTTGGATGAAGTATTAGGTTGTATTGAtgcctttaaaaataccataaaagctttagaaagaaaaaacacggaactattacaaaaaaacaacaatcTCGAATTGAGGGTAGGCGTATTGGAGCAGCGTTTCCATGAGATGGAACAGAAGAAACTTGCTAATTCTATAGAAATAGCAAACGTCCCCCCTGCGAGCGAAGAGAATGTGATAAAATTAGTTGAAAATGTAGCATTAAAACTTAAACAGCCCTTCGACGGTATCCGTAACTCAATGCGATACCAAGGTAAATACGACCAACCCGGCATTATACGAGTTAAACTTACTGATAAAGCGACCCAAGAAAAGTGGATTAAAGCTGCAAAAACCATTAAAACTATGGTGGCCGATGTTTGCCCCTATGAACCCAACAATAACAAAATAGTATTCATCAGGGAAGCAATGACTAAATCCAACAAAAGCATTTTATGGGAAGCCAAGCAGGAATTAAAGAACAAACAAAACTATAAATACGTTTGGTTTAAAAACGGTATGGTTCGTGCAAGAAAGGATGATAACACGAAAATAGAAAACTTAAGATCTATATTGGATATACAagcgttaaaaaaaaaagacagaatGTCAATTAACTGCCCAAATTAA
- the LOC125049021 gene encoding myosin light chain 1, skeletal muscle isoform-like, protein MPKKGKGKEPAPAKAAAPGPPPKPKKIPPPPACFGPEDLAKFKELFKACDEENIDKVKIEQIPFMLRKLGFNPKTHEIKELFRLFLEDDLVDTVEYHEFLFMIEAKMNWGDDFELAVTKAMAALAHDDEHEIGIVDFEILREELTVWGEPITEIEFVDWIKLSMKDKTYNIEDGTFNYVKFIENMNAKDVKYIKEPINFYKLDQKTLAAMAIKKAQEEKEEQEKKDALNKAREEAKRQKMIADGLIPPD, encoded by the exons ATGCCTAAGAAAGGTAAGGGGAAGGAGCCCGCCCCTGCTAAAGCCGCTGCTCCCGGCCCTCCACCCAAGCCTAAAAAGATTCCCCCACCACCAGCATGTTTTGGTCCTGAAGACTTAGCGAAATTcaaagaattatttaaagcGTGCGACGAAGAAAATATAGATAAG GTAAAAATAGAACAAATACCATTCATGTTACGAAAGCTAGGATTCAATCCAAAAACCCATGAAATAAAAGAACTCTTCAGATTATTTTTGGAAGATGATTTAGTTGATACGGTGGAATATCATGAATTCTTATTTATGATTGAGGCTAAAATGAACTGGGGCGATGATTTCGAGTTGGCGGTGACGAAAGCAATGGCTGCGCTTGCACATGATGATGAGCACGAGATAG gtATTgttgattttgaaatattaagagAAGAACTAACAGTCTGGGGTGAGCCTATAACAGAAATTGAATTTGTTGACTGGATAAAACTATCAATGAAAGACAAAACATACAACATAGAAGATGGGACATTTAATTACGTTAAGTTTATAGAGAATATGAACGCCAAGGATGTTAAGTATATTAAGGAGCCGATTAACTTCTACAAGCTTGATCAGAAGACTTTAGCCGCGATGGCGATAAAGAAAGCCCAAGAAGAGAAAGAAGAACAGGAAAAGAAAGATGCTCTCAACAAGGCCAGAGAAGAGGCGAAGAGACAGAAGATGATTGCTGATGGCTTAATTCCTCCAGATTAG
- the LOC125048862 gene encoding chymotrypsin-1-like, with the protein MYLYLFLLSTAITLGQAEDKFTNDGISPHIVGGSDAEAGEFPYLVSLRIRQKGEILDGHVCGGSILTYRWVVSAAHCTVNVKPVDIRIVAGSIKLSEGGSIYYVDRIVNGNFENRTKSDDISLIKTKTDIVFNKYVRSILLSLGPVPVGEDAMIVGWGFTDKYRTRRTDVLQKLMVHIRPYDVCLKYLPNYFKDTHTKICIQREYGKGVCHGESGSPLIYQGLLYGIASFNIDNHCGVGVPTVYTEVRPYMTWIYSTIYT; encoded by the exons atgtatctcTACCTTTTCCTACTGTCAACGGCGATAACGCTCG GTCAGGCTGAAGATAAATTCACGAATGATGGTATTAGCCCACATATAGTGGGAGGCAGTGATGCGGAAGCAGGCGAGTTTCCATATTTAGTATCACTCAGAATCAGACAAAAAGGGGAAATACTGGACGGTCATGTGTGTGGTGGAAGCATTCTCACCTACAGATGGGTAGTCAGCGCTGCACACTGCACAGTCAA tgTCAAACCCGTGGATATTCGAATAGTGGCTGGATCAATCAAACTATCGGAGGGCGGATCAATCTATTATGTAGACAGAATTGTGAATGGAAACTTTGAAAATAGAACTAAATCTGATGACATTTCTcttatcaaaacaaaaacggatattgtgtttaataaatatgtgagAAGTATCCTATTGTCTTTGGGACCTGTACCCGTCGGAGAAGACGCAATGATAGTGGGCTGGGGATTTACTGAT AAATATCGGACACGGAGAACCGATGTTTTGCAAAAACTTATGGTTCATATTCGTCCATACGATGTGTGTTTAAAGTATTTACCTAATTACTTTAAGGATACACATACAAAGATATGCATTCAAAGAGAATACGGGAAGGGAGTTTGTCAC GGCGAGTCCGGTAGTCCTTTAATATATCAGGGACTGTTGTATGGGATTGCCTCATTTAATATAGACAATCATTGCGGTGTTGGTGTGCCGACTGTCTACACAGAAGTACGTCCATACATGACATGGATATATAGTACTATTTACACATAA